The Candidatus Dadabacteria bacterium genome has a segment encoding these proteins:
- the gspE gene encoding type II secretion system ATPase GspE, which yields MKALDEIIGRRYPEVMGRIEELKGKNGRNTEDILLKTDLLKDSPALDVLSEFYGVEKVESIPEDDIDYELIKQFPISFAKRFRILPISKDNGTLKVVFAPPQELYALDEVRSRFNCSLETYITLERVLTDSINRVYEQGKDVVSEDINEGSGLSDMEFTEPQDLIEAEDEAPIIKFINTLLFQAVREHASDIHIECFEKEVLVRFRKDGILHDVTKVPKTVQSSVISRVKIMSELDIAERRKPQDGSIRLKIGGRDIDVRVSTVPTSWGESVVMRLLYRSSVLMSFEQLGLEGKKLETVESLIKRPHGIILVTGPTGSGKTTSLYAALQRINLPDKKIITIEDPVEYQIQGINQIQANTKVDLTFANGLRSILRQDPDVILVGEIRDRETADISMNASLTGHLVFSTLHTNDSVSAVTRLADMGVESFLIASTLSAVIAQRLVRILCMQCRERYVPIDEEIGRIGLACEACPEGKIYRAKGCQECMGTGFSGRIAIFEILLIDDELKNTILTHPDSSTLKEKALRNGLITLRMDGADKVAKGITSIDEVLRVTEEELAES from the coding sequence ATGAAGGCCCTTGACGAAATAATAGGCAGGCGTTACCCCGAGGTTATGGGGAGGATTGAAGAGCTTAAAGGGAAAAACGGTCGGAACACAGAAGACATACTGCTTAAAACTGACTTACTCAAAGACTCCCCGGCTCTAGATGTTCTTTCCGAGTTTTACGGAGTCGAAAAAGTCGAATCGATTCCCGAAGACGATATAGATTATGAACTGATAAAACAGTTTCCGATCAGCTTCGCGAAGAGATTCAGAATACTCCCTATAAGCAAAGACAACGGAACGCTCAAAGTCGTATTCGCACCGCCTCAAGAGCTCTATGCCCTTGACGAGGTCCGCTCCCGCTTTAACTGCTCGCTTGAAACTTACATTACCCTTGAGCGCGTGCTGACCGACAGCATTAACAGGGTTTACGAGCAGGGCAAAGACGTTGTGTCAGAGGATATAAACGAAGGTTCGGGACTCTCCGACATGGAGTTTACCGAGCCCCAGGATCTGATTGAGGCCGAAGATGAAGCTCCGATCATAAAATTCATAAACACGCTTCTTTTTCAGGCGGTAAGGGAGCACGCAAGCGATATTCACATAGAGTGTTTCGAAAAAGAAGTGCTGGTACGGTTCAGAAAGGACGGCATTCTGCACGACGTGACGAAAGTTCCGAAGACAGTTCAGTCTTCGGTGATCTCACGTGTGAAGATCATGTCTGAACTTGATATAGCCGAGAGAAGAAAGCCTCAGGATGGAAGCATAAGGCTGAAGATCGGAGGAAGGGATATCGACGTAAGGGTTTCGACGGTTCCCACCTCATGGGGAGAGAGCGTGGTAATGAGGCTGCTTTACAGGTCTTCGGTGCTGATGAGCTTCGAGCAGTTGGGTCTTGAAGGAAAAAAACTCGAGACGGTGGAATCCCTTATCAAACGTCCTCACGGGATCATTCTCGTTACGGGACCCACGGGAAGCGGAAAGACAACAAGCCTCTATGCTGCCCTGCAGAGAATCAATCTTCCCGACAAGAAAATAATCACTATAGAAGACCCGGTTGAATACCAGATACAGGGAATTAACCAGATCCAAGCCAACACCAAGGTCGATCTTACGTTCGCAAACGGACTTCGCTCAATACTCAGGCAGGACCCCGACGTTATACTAGTCGGGGAAATAAGGGACAGGGAAACTGCCGATATTTCCATGAACGCTTCACTCACTGGGCATCTCGTATTTTCCACGCTGCATACCAATGACTCGGTAAGCGCCGTGACTAGGCTTGCCGATATGGGAGTGGAGTCCTTTCTTATAGCTTCTACCCTCTCAGCGGTCATAGCCCAGAGACTTGTCAGGATTCTTTGCATGCAGTGCAGAGAGCGGTACGTGCCGATTGATGAGGAGATCGGTCGTATAGGACTTGCTTGCGAGGCCTGTCCAGAAGGAAAGATATACAGAGCCAAGGGATGCCAAGAGTGCATGGGGACGGGATTTTCGGGAAGAATAGCGATTTTTGAGATACTGCTTATCGATGATGAACTCAAAAACACTATTCTTACACACCCGGATTCTTCAACGCTTAAGGAAAAAGCCCTGAGAAACGGACTCATTACCCTTAGAATGGACGGTGCCGACAAAGTCGCAAAAGGCATAACGTCAATTGACGAAGTGCTCAGGGTTACGGAAGAGGAGCTGGCGGAGAGCTAG
- the gspF gene encoding type II secretion system inner membrane protein GspF, translating to MPVYNYKAINDKGESIKGVISAESVKIASDKLRKGGIYLSSIKEASGSRRSSVSLPWNRVSISELAVMTRQFSTLISSGLPLETSLVALYEQTDDQKLKGILSQVRSRVSEGSSLHAALEEHKGAFSDLYVSMVRAGEASGTLEVVLDRLADFLEKQLELTSKIRGAMIYPAIMFVVGLGVLVFMMTFVIPKVAGIFEASNKALPFVTVMLIGASDFLRENFVLLLVFLAVVLFFGHRYVKTPSGRKVYDRFSLRIPVFGKMSSKVMISRFTRTLATLLSSGIPLLESIRVSESVMGNSLYVDNIRDVRVKVAEGAAFGGCLGQTGIFPPLMVRMVSVGEEAGKMEVMLSKVADMYDTEVDGMLATLTSLLEPVMILIMGVVMGFIVFAILLPVLNLTSVIS from the coding sequence ATGCCTGTTTATAACTATAAAGCCATCAACGACAAGGGCGAATCGATAAAGGGAGTTATCAGCGCGGAATCGGTCAAGATCGCAAGCGACAAGCTCAGAAAAGGCGGCATCTATCTTTCCTCTATAAAGGAGGCGAGTGGATCTCGCCGCTCGTCGGTGAGCCTTCCGTGGAACAGGGTGAGCATCTCGGAACTTGCCGTTATGACAAGACAGTTCTCAACCCTGATTTCATCAGGCCTTCCTCTTGAGACCTCACTTGTGGCCCTTTACGAGCAGACTGATGACCAGAAACTCAAGGGAATTCTCTCTCAGGTGCGAAGCCGGGTGAGTGAAGGCAGTTCTCTTCACGCCGCACTTGAGGAGCACAAAGGGGCTTTCTCTGATCTTTACGTGAGCATGGTTCGTGCCGGCGAGGCTAGCGGCACTCTTGAAGTCGTCCTCGACCGTCTTGCGGATTTCCTTGAAAAGCAGCTCGAACTGACTTCGAAGATCAGGGGTGCCATGATATATCCGGCGATAATGTTTGTCGTCGGGCTCGGGGTACTGGTTTTCATGATGACTTTCGTAATTCCCAAAGTCGCCGGTATATTCGAGGCCAGTAACAAGGCTTTGCCGTTTGTTACCGTAATGCTTATAGGTGCAAGTGATTTTCTCAGGGAGAATTTTGTCCTTCTGCTGGTTTTCTTGGCCGTAGTATTGTTTTTTGGACACAGGTACGTAAAAACTCCTTCCGGAAGGAAGGTCTACGACAGGTTTTCCCTGAGGATTCCAGTGTTCGGGAAAATGTCTTCAAAAGTGATGATTTCCCGTTTCACAAGAACGCTTGCCACGCTACTTTCAAGTGGCATTCCTCTTCTTGAGTCCATCAGGGTGAGCGAATCAGTTATGGGAAACAGTCTTTATGTTGACAATATAAGGGATGTTCGGGTCAAGGTTGCAGAGGGAGCGGCGTTCGGAGGTTGCCTTGGGCAGACCGGGATTTTCCCTCCCCTGATGGTGAGAATGGTGTCTGTGGGCGAGGAGGCGGGTAAAATGGAAGTCATGCTGTCGAAAGTGGCCGATATGTATGATACCGAGGTCGACGGCATGCTTGCCACGCTGACTTCCCTTCTTGAGCCGGTAATGATACTGATTATGGGCGTCGTGATGGGTTTTATAGTTTTTGCTATACTTTTACCTGTGTTGAATCTAACTTCTGTAATAAGCTGA
- the gspG gene encoding type II secretion system major pseudopilin GspG yields the protein MRSQMGFTLIEIMVVVLIIAGLAYIVGTNVIGQGERAKEKQAMIQIKQFEQALQLFKFDNGFYPETQQGLRVLVEPVTVGREAKRWRRYLESASVPLDPWGNEFVYFGVDQTEDGLYYIRSNGPDGIGNSDDDLSNRDR from the coding sequence ATGAGATCCCAGATGGGTTTTACTCTGATTGAAATTATGGTGGTCGTGCTTATCATAGCGGGGCTTGCCTACATAGTGGGAACGAACGTGATAGGTCAGGGAGAGAGGGCAAAGGAAAAACAGGCCATGATTCAGATCAAGCAGTTTGAGCAGGCGCTCCAGCTGTTTAAGTTTGATAACGGTTTTTATCCTGAAACCCAGCAGGGGCTACGCGTTCTGGTCGAACCGGTAACGGTGGGCAGGGAGGCCAAGAGGTGGAGACGTTATCTTGAATCCGCGAGCGTTCCACTTGATCCTTGGGGGAACGAGTTTGTGTATTTCGGGGTCGATCAGACCGAGGACGGATTGTACTATATAAGGTCTAACGGTCCGGATGGGATAGGGAATTCAGACGATGATCTGTCCAACAGAGACAGATGA
- a CDS encoding type II secretion system protein, translated as MRKKSAGFTLIELIVVVFLLGAFFSVAMPRVLKTSDMNLRSASRGLVTTIRHIYSKAIFEKRIYKLSFDINTGEYWAEFLEENQFRLEEDSTSGFRKLPSGVFFSDIQTERTQGKIGSGRDAFILFLPTGIVDSAVIHLRTGEDNFFTLSTNPYTGATKIFDEYVEFNNRFQNLAER; from the coding sequence ATGAGAAAAAAATCCGCTGGTTTTACCTTAATTGAACTCATTGTGGTCGTTTTTCTGCTCGGAGCTTTTTTCTCCGTGGCCATGCCCAGAGTCCTCAAAACGAGTGACATGAACCTTCGCAGTGCTTCAAGAGGGCTTGTCACTACGATAAGGCATATTTACAGCAAAGCCATTTTTGAAAAACGGATATACAAGCTTTCTTTCGATATCAATACCGGGGAATACTGGGCAGAATTTCTTGAGGAAAACCAGTTCCGCTTGGAAGAGGATTCCACATCTGGATTCAGAAAGCTTCCCAGCGGGGTTTTTTTCAGCGATATACAGACGGAGAGAACCCAAGGAAAGATTGGTTCCGGAAGAGACGCATTTATACTTTTTCTGCCGACGGGGATTGTTGACTCGGCGGTTATTCACCTGCGAACTGGTGAGGACAATTTTTTCACGCTCTCCACAAACCCCTACACTGGGGCCACTAAGATTTTTGACGAGTACGTCGAATTTAACAACCGGTTTCAGAACCTGGCGGAACGGTAG
- a CDS encoding prepilin-type N-terminal cleavage/methylation domain-containing protein has translation MKASKSSICGFTLLEVMVAVGLLAFAMVSILGIVGHNVNLATRSTNYLIATSLADDIASRIDAEGLTSDSKRSGKFENYPGFEWYLTVSPYNLTQFEAKMTIISVLITWDDGEESYEISFVDSG, from the coding sequence ATGAAGGCCTCGAAAAGCAGCATTTGCGGATTTACGTTGCTCGAAGTCATGGTTGCCGTGGGATTACTTGCCTTCGCGATGGTGTCAATCCTCGGCATTGTAGGTCACAATGTAAATCTTGCTACAAGGTCTACCAACTACCTGATAGCCACAAGTCTGGCCGATGACATAGCTTCACGGATCGACGCTGAAGGGCTCACGTCGGACTCGAAGAGAAGCGGGAAATTTGAAAATTATCCCGGTTTTGAATGGTATCTCACAGTTTCCCCTTACAACTTAACCCAATTCGAAGCAAAAATGACCATTATCAGTGTTCTTATAACTTGGGACGACGGGGAGGAAAGCTATGAAATCAGCTTCGTCGATTCGGGATGA
- a CDS encoding prepilin-type N-terminal cleavage/methylation domain-containing protein translates to MKSASSIRDDKSGFTLIEVLIVVAITVIVLTMLYSSFSQLITVKRRVEAENELIQEANTILLKMRHDLVNAFPRGSINSEVSSPSAYSYFTGRLEGDNSRIVFTSFAKDPTHYSTQSGQSEISYYLVPLRGEREDMFALMRKDNYWIGNDEAGAAYPISERVLSFRVNFLSGRSPASANEQEVWEWNSSVMRGFPKAVQVQIILLGAGDQEEAYSMIVAIPVAD, encoded by the coding sequence ATGAAATCAGCTTCGTCGATTCGGGATGATAAAAGCGGTTTCACCCTTATAGAGGTTCTTATCGTCGTCGCCATAACGGTCATCGTGCTCACGATGCTCTATAGTTCCTTTTCCCAGCTTATAACAGTCAAACGCAGGGTTGAGGCGGAAAACGAATTGATCCAGGAAGCGAATACTATCCTGCTTAAAATGCGCCATGACCTGGTAAATGCTTTTCCCAGAGGGAGCATCAATTCCGAGGTTTCTTCTCCTTCCGCGTATAGCTACTTTACCGGGAGACTCGAAGGGGATAACAGCAGAATAGTATTCACCTCTTTTGCGAAGGACCCCACCCATTATTCCACCCAATCCGGCCAGAGCGAGATCTCCTACTATCTGGTTCCGCTCCGCGGAGAGCGCGAAGATATGTTTGCCCTTATGAGGAAGGATAATTACTGGATCGGAAATGATGAGGCTGGAGCCGCATATCCGATTTCGGAAAGGGTGCTGAGTTTCAGGGTGAATTTTCTTTCCGGACGATCCCCGGCATCGGCTAACGAGCAAGAGGTGTGGGAGTGGAATTCGTCAGTAATGCGAGGATTTCCAAAGGCGGTTCAAGTCCAGATCATTCTTTTGGGAGCAGGAGATCAGGAGGAGGCTTATTCCATGATTGTTGCTATACCGGTGGCTGACTGA
- a CDS encoding type II secretion system protein GspK, translating to MRRADPKTAQKGIVLVIVVITIAILSTIVIDFIYSTRVSYEISANSSSDVQARHIAKSGVRVVRGVLRKKTPEDLPLLQGILGQAISSENGSGGWKLSIISFPIGEGNISLQVVDERSKVNLNALVDQRSGRVDFQVRTQLNELFRFLGVETDKADLFVASLVNWLDGAAPGSGNDQDPDGAGGNYYAKLDNPYYIKDGLLDSVEEIRMIEGMDKDFFFQVKDYLTVYPKDKKVNFSTASKTVIMATIKAAGVSVNERQNDPREIKDSLVGRMADEIILRRSTKRVISASETTKILKGVDSSLKISSGISGVVLKGGKSDVYTAVSTGIVGEQIPVTRQVQAVIRKDLKKKNSYPTVASWRER from the coding sequence ATGCGCAGAGCAGATCCGAAAACAGCGCAGAAAGGAATAGTACTTGTTATCGTTGTCATAACGATTGCAATACTTTCCACAATCGTGATTGATTTCATATACTCGACCCGTGTGAGTTACGAAATTTCCGCGAACAGCTCAAGCGATGTCCAGGCAAGACATATTGCGAAATCAGGGGTGAGAGTCGTGCGGGGGGTGCTGAGAAAGAAAACGCCGGAGGACCTGCCCTTGCTGCAGGGGATCCTTGGGCAGGCAATAAGCTCAGAAAACGGTTCCGGTGGCTGGAAGCTTTCCATCATCTCTTTTCCCATTGGAGAAGGAAACATATCTCTTCAAGTTGTAGACGAGAGATCGAAGGTCAATCTCAATGCTCTTGTGGACCAGAGATCGGGCCGGGTGGATTTTCAGGTCCGAACGCAGCTAAATGAACTTTTCCGCTTTCTCGGGGTGGAGACGGACAAGGCCGATCTCTTCGTGGCAAGTCTGGTGAACTGGCTTGACGGGGCGGCGCCGGGTAGCGGAAACGATCAGGATCCCGATGGAGCCGGTGGGAACTATTACGCAAAACTTGATAATCCTTATTATATCAAGGACGGACTGCTTGACAGCGTTGAGGAAATTAGGATGATTGAGGGGATGGATAAGGATTTCTTTTTCCAGGTCAAAGACTATCTCACCGTATATCCTAAAGACAAGAAGGTGAATTTCAGCACCGCTTCAAAAACGGTGATAATGGCTACCATTAAGGCTGCGGGGGTCTCGGTCAACGAGAGGCAGAACGATCCCCGGGAGATAAAAGACAGCCTAGTCGGGAGGATGGCCGACGAGATAATCCTTCGCAGGAGCACCAAGAGAGTCATATCTGCCAGCGAGACCACGAAAATCTTAAAGGGAGTGGATTCCAGTCTAAAGATAAGCTCCGGCATTTCGGGAGTGGTTCTTAAGGGCGGGAAAAGTGATGTCTACACCGCTGTTTCCACGGGTATAGTGGGAGAGCAAATTCCCGTTACAAGGCAGGTTCAGGCCGTTATCCGTAAAGACCTGAAAAAGAAAAATTCGTATCCGACCGTGGCGTCTTGGAGAGAAAGATAA
- the glnA gene encoding type I glutamate--ammonia ligase produces MATKSGQPASPKKPAEVIKFIKDYEIEFVDLRFLDFIGMWQHFTIPAEEVDKSFFENGLGFDGSSIRGWQAINTSDMLIMPDSTTCKVDPFMQAQTLVIICNIEDPITREPYTRDPRNIARKAVSFMQGTKVADTAYFGPELEFFILDDVRYDQSPRGGYYFIDSEEGIWNSGADEQPNLGHKLRHKEGYFPTPPSDSMHDIRSEMVSTLLSLGISVEAHHHEVATSGQAEIDMRFAPLVDMGDNMKWYKYVVKNVAREHGKTVTFMPKPVFDDNGSGMHVHQSLWKNGKPLFAGKGYAGLSDLAMHYVGGILKHARAICAFSNPITNSYRRLVPGFEAPVNLAYSARNRSAAVRIPMYSPSPKAKRIETRFPDPSCNGYLTFSAMLMAGLDGIENKIKPGDPLDKDIYALGPEELASVPSVPGSLEEAVKALEDDHEFLLKGGVFTEDVIETWIDYKTENEINPIRLRPVPYEFMLYYDV; encoded by the coding sequence ATGGCTACTAAGTCGGGTCAGCCCGCTTCTCCGAAGAAGCCGGCTGAAGTAATAAAATTCATAAAAGATTACGAGATCGAGTTTGTCGATCTCAGATTTCTTGATTTTATAGGAATGTGGCAGCACTTCACCATACCGGCGGAGGAAGTTGACAAGTCGTTTTTTGAAAACGGCCTTGGTTTTGACGGTTCAAGCATCAGGGGATGGCAGGCGATTAACACAAGCGATATGCTCATTATGCCGGATTCCACCACCTGCAAGGTCGATCCTTTCATGCAGGCCCAGACTCTCGTCATAATATGTAATATTGAGGATCCCATAACAAGGGAACCTTATACCAGAGACCCGAGAAACATAGCGAGAAAAGCTGTTTCCTTCATGCAGGGTACAAAGGTCGCAGACACCGCCTACTTCGGTCCAGAACTGGAATTCTTCATTCTTGACGATGTAAGATACGATCAGAGTCCACGTGGTGGTTACTACTTCATAGATTCGGAGGAAGGCATCTGGAATTCCGGGGCTGATGAGCAGCCGAACCTCGGTCACAAGCTCAGGCACAAGGAGGGCTACTTTCCAACGCCTCCTTCAGACAGCATGCACGACATACGCTCCGAAATGGTAAGCACGCTTCTAAGCCTTGGTATTTCCGTCGAAGCCCATCACCACGAGGTTGCGACATCGGGGCAGGCTGAAATCGATATGCGTTTCGCCCCGCTGGTCGACATGGGAGACAACATGAAATGGTACAAGTACGTGGTAAAGAACGTTGCCCGGGAACACGGGAAAACGGTCACTTTCATGCCGAAACCCGTCTTCGACGACAATGGTTCCGGAATGCATGTTCACCAGTCCCTGTGGAAAAACGGAAAGCCTCTTTTCGCAGGAAAGGGGTACGCGGGACTGAGCGACCTTGCGATGCATTATGTAGGCGGAATATTGAAGCATGCGAGGGCCATATGTGCATTCAGCAACCCGATAACGAATTCATACAGAAGGCTCGTTCCCGGGTTCGAAGCTCCTGTTAACCTCGCCTATTCGGCGAGAAACAGAAGTGCTGCGGTAAGGATCCCCATGTATTCTCCCAGCCCCAAGGCAAAGAGAATAGAGACCAGGTTCCCGGATCCTTCATGCAACGGTTACCTGACGTTTTCCGCTATGTTGATGGCTGGACTTGACGGAATCGAAAACAAGATCAAGCCGGGAGATCCGCTGGATAAGGATATCTATGCTCTGGGGCCCGAGGAGCTAGCAAGCGTTCCCTCCGTACCAGGTTCGCTTGAAGAGGCCGTTAAAGCCCTTGAAGATGACCACGAGTTTCTGCTCAAAGGAGGAGTCTTCACAGAGGACGTAATCGAGACATGGATTGACTACAAAACGGAAAATGAAATCAACCCGATCAGGTTGAGGCCCGTACCGTATGAGTTCATGCTTTATTATGACGTATAA
- a CDS encoding P-II family nitrogen regulator, producing MKKIEAIIKPFKLEDVKEALREIGIQGLTVVEVKGFGRQKGHTELYRGAEYVIDFLPKIKLEIVVSDDMVSKVIETIRESAKTGKIGDGKIFLFPAEDVIRIRTGERGEDAI from the coding sequence ATGAAGAAGATAGAGGCCATTATCAAACCGTTCAAACTGGAGGACGTAAAGGAGGCTCTCAGGGAGATAGGAATTCAGGGTCTGACAGTTGTCGAGGTAAAGGGGTTCGGCCGTCAGAAAGGTCATACGGAACTTTACAGGGGTGCAGAATACGTCATTGACTTCTTACCTAAGATAAAGCTGGAAATAGTGGTTTCCGACGATATGGTCTCCAAGGTAATCGAGACCATAAGGGAAAGCGCGAAAACCGGAAAGATAGGAGACGGAAAGATATTCCTGTTCCCGGCCGAAGACGTAATAAGAATTAGAACTGGAGAAAGGGGCGAGGATGCTATATAA
- the rnc gene encoding ribonuclease III encodes MTHRKLGYEFKDPSLLETALTHSSYANEFSCPSNERLEFLGDALLGCMVSVLLYEKYPSYTEGDLSKIRSRVVSGANFAKYAEMLGLGEQIRLGKGEESTGGRERESNNANAFEALIGALYLDAGYEKTFEVVSRLFQDAVEEDDFPHDSKTQLQEVSQSVFGKTPEYRVLSEEGPPHERTFTVEVRISSDLAGTGKGRSKRQSEQSAARDALRKLGY; translated from the coding sequence ATGACTCACCGAAAACTTGGCTATGAGTTCAAAGATCCCTCTCTGCTTGAAACGGCGCTTACCCACAGTTCATATGCAAACGAGTTTTCATGTCCCAGCAACGAGAGACTTGAGTTCCTCGGAGATGCTCTGCTTGGATGCATGGTTAGTGTACTGCTTTACGAAAAATACCCTTCATACACCGAGGGAGATCTCTCAAAGATCAGAAGCCGGGTGGTAAGCGGTGCGAATTTTGCGAAATACGCCGAGATGCTAGGACTGGGAGAGCAGATAAGGCTTGGAAAGGGAGAAGAAAGCACCGGGGGGAGAGAAAGAGAGTCAAACAACGCAAATGCCTTTGAGGCACTCATAGGAGCGCTGTATCTTGATGCGGGCTACGAGAAAACTTTCGAGGTTGTGTCTCGACTGTTTCAAGACGCTGTTGAGGAAGACGATTTTCCCCATGACAGCAAGACGCAGCTTCAGGAAGTTTCCCAGAGCGTCTTCGGAAAGACGCCCGAGTACAGGGTTCTGAGCGAAGAAGGTCCCCCGCATGAAAGGACTTTCACAGTGGAGGTAAGAATTTCTTCCGACCTGGCGGGTACGGGCAAGGGCAGAAGCAAGAGACAGTCCGAGCAGTCCGCGGCGCGCGATGCGCTCAGGAAGCTTGGGTATTAG
- a CDS encoding sigma-54 dependent transcriptional regulator — protein MKNRILIADDEEDIRWILETSLKKSGFEVECAENGKDAVRKACEDPYSLILLDINMPDMNGFEVLNQLRNREIDSPIIFITAQNTVSNAIDSIQLGAYDYLTKPFDLEEVKLFAERAIKNYEAEREIRLSQDSEENISFEEIVGSSPDMLNVYKLIGRTASKNITVLITGESGTGKELIARAIHYNSPRRKKRLVSVNISAIPKELIESELFGYEKGAFTGAITLKKGRFEEADGGTLHIDEIGELSTDLQSKLLRAIEEKQIYRLGSEKPVSVDPRIIASTNKNLRDAVTEGSFREDLFYRLNVISINLPPLRKRKEDIKELVRHFLNKYSAEFGTEKKVLSPEAEQLLISHSWPGNVRELENTIKRLLVLTPDSIVSGEETKEAVDSQTGYGETETTDRKTEELVRMMVENSDLSLQNIHEQVIGKVEKQLIKVILAKTDGNMKQAAAILGINRNTLSKKINDLEIERN, from the coding sequence ATGAAGAATCGTATCCTAATAGCCGACGACGAAGAGGACATCAGGTGGATACTCGAGACATCCCTTAAGAAATCGGGCTTTGAAGTCGAGTGTGCCGAGAACGGAAAAGACGCCGTCCGAAAAGCATGCGAGGATCCATACTCCCTGATTCTTCTTGACATAAACATGCCGGATATGAACGGGTTTGAAGTTCTCAACCAGCTTAGAAACAGAGAAATTGACTCGCCAATAATATTCATTACCGCGCAGAATACCGTCAGCAACGCCATAGATTCAATACAGCTTGGGGCCTATGACTATCTGACCAAGCCGTTTGACCTCGAAGAGGTAAAACTCTTTGCCGAGCGGGCCATAAAGAACTACGAAGCCGAGAGAGAAATAAGGCTGTCTCAGGATTCCGAGGAGAATATTTCGTTCGAAGAAATAGTCGGCAGTTCACCCGACATGCTGAACGTATACAAGCTTATCGGTCGCACCGCCTCCAAAAACATCACCGTGCTGATAACAGGGGAAAGCGGCACCGGGAAAGAGCTTATCGCAAGAGCCATCCATTACAACAGTCCGAGAAGAAAGAAAAGACTGGTATCCGTAAATATATCCGCGATCCCCAAGGAACTTATCGAAAGTGAACTGTTCGGATACGAAAAAGGGGCATTCACCGGCGCCATCACCTTGAAGAAGGGAAGATTTGAAGAAGCCGACGGCGGAACCCTTCACATAGACGAAATAGGGGAACTTTCAACCGACCTGCAGTCAAAGCTCCTAAGGGCCATCGAGGAAAAACAGATCTACAGGCTCGGCAGTGAAAAACCGGTCTCCGTTGACCCCAGAATAATCGCAAGCACAAATAAAAACCTAAGAGATGCTGTCACGGAAGGTTCTTTCAGAGAGGACCTGTTTTACAGGCTAAACGTCATAAGCATAAACCTACCCCCTCTCAGGAAAAGAAAAGAGGATATAAAGGAGCTGGTTCGACATTTTTTGAATAAATACTCCGCTGAATTCGGCACCGAGAAAAAGGTGCTCTCCCCCGAAGCGGAGCAGTTACTGATCAGCCACAGTTGGCCCGGAAACGTAAGAGAACTTGAAAACACTATAAAACGTCTTCTGGTTTTAACTCCCGACAGCATAGTAAGCGGTGAGGAGACAAAAGAAGCTGTCGATTCGCAAACCGGCTACGGAGAAACGGAAACGACGGATAGGAAAACCGAAGAGCTTGTTCGCATGATGGTAGAAAATTCTGACTTGTCCCTGCAGAACATCCACGAGCAAGTAATCGGGAAAGTTGAAAAACAGTTAATCAAAGTCATTCTCGCAAAAACTGACGGAAACATGAAACAGGCGGCAGCAATACTGGGGATAAACAGAAACACCCTGTCAAAAAAGATAAACGACCTGGAAATAGAAAGGAATTAA